A section of the Triticum dicoccoides isolate Atlit2015 ecotype Zavitan chromosome 7A, WEW_v2.0, whole genome shotgun sequence genome encodes:
- the LOC119332926 gene encoding aspartic proteinase nepenthesin-1-like codes for MAPRRSSAVAVTLVAWLLMLQVLVLSPVPAAAAPARISPGAFKQVYTFLFKKAAKSGTTALIKKRRGSRNGDQLGSAAADNAGYVVLYNVSIGATATATQQNNVSGVVDVLNDFVWTTQCPAAPLSVPCGSQTCRSVTNTTDACGGGNTSVNASCGYVYMYGQGINTTGFLANETVGVGSIAGRALLGCSAANSTVPLDGESAGIGFNRGPLSLVSQLGISRFSYFLATDEPGSSDSESVVLLGDAAVPQTKSSRSMPMLRSTVFPNFYYVKLTSIQIDGVALSGIPAGAFDLAADGSSGGVVISTLSPVTLLQAAAYDALRQALVRKVKSEPVNGSALAGGAFDLCYNAQSVAALTFPKIKLVFGGGDAPAIELTTVHYFYKDNVTGLQCLTMLPTPAGVPFGSVLGSMVQAGTNMIYDVGGETLTLEEGTAAPAPSQLSLMAIASVLFAWVLLF; via the coding sequence ATGGCGCCAAGAAGGAGCAGCGCAGTGGCCGTCACGCTGGTAGCTTGGCTACTTATGCTCCAGGTACTAGTCCTGTCGCCGGTGCCTgctgcggcggcgccggcgaggatcTCTCCGGGGGCCTTCAAGCAGGTGTACACCTTCTTGTTCAAAAAGGCGGCCAAGTCGGGCACGACTGCGCTGATCAAGAAGCGACGCGGCAGCCGCAACGGCGACCAGCTGGGTAGCGCGGCCGCCGACAACGCCGGCTACGTCGTCCTCTACAACGTCTCcatcggggcgacggcgacggcgacgcagCAGAACAACGTCTCCGGCGTTGTGGACGTCCTCAATGACTTCGTCTGGACCACGCAGTGCCCGGCAGCGCCGCTCAGCGTCCCATGCGGCAGCCAGACGTGCCGGAGCGTGACCAACACCACCGATGCCTGCGGTGGCGGCAACACCAGCGTCAATGCCAGCTGCGGGTACGTCTACATGTACGGGCAGGGGATCAACACCACCGGCTTCCTCGCCAACGAGACGGTCGGCGTGGGGAGCATCGCCGGCCGCGCGTTGTTGGGGTGCAGCGCCGCTAACAGCACGGTGCCCCTCGACGGCGAGTCCGCCGGCATCGGGTTCAACAGGGGGCCACTCTCCCTCGTGTCGCAGCTCGGCATCTCCCGCTTCTCCTACTTCCTGGCAACCGACGAACCTGGGAGTTCCGACTCCGAGAGCGTCGTGCTCCTCGGCGACGCCGCCGTGCCGCAGACCAAAAGCAGCCGCTCCATGCCGATGCTCCGGAGCACCGTGTTCCCTAACTTCTACTACGTCAAGCTCACCTCCATACAGATCGACGGCGTGGCCCTGAGCGGCATTCCCGCGGGGGCGTTCGACCTCGCAGCCGACGGCAGCTCCGGCGGGGTGGTGATCAGCACGCTCTCCCCCGTCACGCTCCTCCAGGCGGCAGCCTACGATGCGCTGAGGCAGGCCTTGGTGAGGAAGGTCAAGTCGGAGCCCGTGAACGGCTCCGCGCTCGCCGGCGGCGCCTTTGACCTATGCTACAACGCGCAGTCCGTGGCGGCGCTGACGTTCCCGAAGATTAAGCTGGTGTTCGGCGGCGGGGATGCGCCGGCCATTGAGCTCACGACGGTGCACTACTTCTACAAGGACAACGTCACCGGGCTGCAGTGCCTCACCATGCTGCCGACGCCGGCAGGTGTACCATTCGGCTCTGTCCTGGGAAGCATGGTGCAGGCGGGCACCAACATGATCTACGACGTCGGCGGTGAGACGCTGACGCTAGAGGAGGGCACGGCGGCGCCGGCGCCCTCCCAGTTATCGCTCATGGCGATAGCCTCTGTGCTCTTTGCTTGGGTACTCCTCTTCTAA